Genomic segment of Panicum virgatum strain AP13 chromosome 2K, P.virgatum_v5, whole genome shotgun sequence:
caaacacaagatatgccaaataaaatatgacaaactcttggagatgctccaaCCAGTTGCAAACTTACATCCTATCTTTTAGCCTATCCCAGACTCAATAAGCAACTGCGCAGACACAGCCCAGAAGTTGCGGGGTCCAATTTTCACCGGAGATCTCTTCTCTGGGGGCCCACGAAGCCCAACTAGCTATTCCTCTAGCCACCGCCCACCGAACTCTCCCGAAATCCACCCCATCGCCGCCactccacaccgccgccgccgttcccacCGCGCCCCTCTGCTACCCGCCGTGCAGGTCGCTTCGCCCCCGCACCTAGGGCGACCGTCGCCACAGGCGCACGCACATACGCTCTCTAACCTGTCGCCTGAGCCAGTTAACCATGGCGGAACCCACCGAGAGGGACCAGTACACggacgaggaggaagatgacTTCCTAGACGAGGAGCAGGACGAGCAAGGACTTGGAAGCGAAGACGACgaaggaggagcaggagcagggggCAAGAGGAAGCGGCTGGGGAAGAGCCTGGGCGGGTTCGGCAAGCGCGGGGTGTGCTACCTCAGCCGCGTCCCGCCGCACATGAACCCGTCGCACATCCGCCAGATGCTCTCCAAGTACGGCGAGGTGCTCAGGATCTACCTCGTGCCCGAAGGTACTCAATCTGCGGAATCGACGCTTGTGTACATAATAGCTTCAAATTTTGGTGGGATCGCTGCACAGCGTAGTGCCTATTTCAGGGAGACATATCCTCTGCAATCAAGCTTATGGTGTAATCACCGTGCAATCCAACTAAAAAAAgtctcaaaaaattctgaaaaaaatcttgAATGTGCATCTCAACCTacttcatctatatataaaatttcagggTCAAATTCGTCATCCTCtggaagttacaaaaaagacaaattttctgacaaaaGTAATAGTTCAAATGCAAcctaaatttgtctttttttaacTTTCAGAGGAGGACGAATTTGAccctgaaattttatatatagatgaagtAGGTTGAGATGCACATTcaaaatttttttcagaattttttgagacTTTTTTTAGTTGGATTGCACGGTGATTGCACCATAAGCTTGATTGCACAGGATATGTCTCCTATTTCAGGAGCTTAATGTGCCCCGTAGATAAAATATTGTGGCGCGGATGGTTCCCATCAACTGATTCAGTTAGATGTACTCACGCAATGCATGATTTTTTAGTTTACTGTGGCAAAACATGTCTGCTTGACCGAACGGATCCTCATTGCGTTGAAGAGGCTTGTGCTACTTGCATTTCTGCTGCTTTCGTGATTTTAGCTATGATCTGCATACTAAGTGAAGTACATGTTGCCACACCAATAAGCTGCTATTACTTGGTGACCCCGGActaattttttctttctttcatgtgTTAGAATATGAGTCTTTGTTGGTATTGAAGGGGGATAGAAATCTCTTGAGCTTCTCGTTTGTTGCTTATGTAACATAATGTATTATTAGTTTTTCACTATTTAACAGTTAAGAACTGAAAAACATAACCGTATTTGTTTTTCAATGTTTGCTGATTAACATAGTCTCTTATATATACTAATGTCTGCCATGTCCATCCTTCAGGTCAAGGTCATCGCAAAAATACTACTGTTAAAGCAAAGGCTTACTCGGAAGGGTATGTCTTGTTGGACAGGACACCAACAAAAGGGGGAGATTCACTGCTTTGGAGAACTTTGCATTCCTTATGTGAAATCTTACTCTAGAAGTGAAACATGTGCAAATATTCGTAGCAGCACCACTTTTATTACATTTGTGGACAGTTTCACCAAAGCCTCAAATTATGTTCTAGTGTTTTGTTCATTTTTTGTATGTACTCATTCTGCTACTAAAATCTTTTAGGTGGATTGAATTTGCAAAGAAAAGTGTTGCCAAGAGAGTGGCTAATCTGCTTAATGGTGAACAAATAGGTGTGTTCTCATTGACAGTTTATTCTTTATGCTATTATTATCTATTGGTAGTTGTATACTTGTATATATGGTTAGCCTGT
This window contains:
- the LOC120694771 gene encoding pre-rRNA-processing protein ESF2-like, which encodes MAEPTERDQYTDEEEDDFLDEEQDEQGLGSEDDEGGAGAGGKRKRLGKSLGGFGKRGVCYLSRVPPHMNPSHIRQMLSKYGEVLRIYLVPEGQGHRKNTTVKAKAYSEGWIEFAKKSVAKRVANLLNGEQIGGKKRSSFYYDIWNIKYLRKFKWDDLVREMAEKTHIREQKLTLEIAAAKKQRDHYLSKLEKSRVVKHIQERRKKKQKTEGAEASNVETKTAWPIPQKKPVGQTDAKTKSKLSNDILAGVFGGSS